GATGTGGTGATTTAGCAATTGAGGCCAAATCATCTACATCATTAATAGATTTCTGATCAATGTTCTGTAACGCACTTAAATGAAATACTTCATCATCTAAATTTTCAATCAAGTATACATAATATGTGTTCTTTTCTTTTTTATATTTCTGCGTTTCCCAAAATTCCGGCTTACAATTCAGTACATCATTTGGAATATATTCAATGAATAAATAACGTTTACTACCTACTTTATTAATAAAATACTTTGCAGTCCCCTTTTCCAAACCTTTAACTTGTGCATAATCTAACGAAAAATAAATACTACCGATATTCTTATTGTGTTGTTGTATATCAAAATGTTGACCTTCTATTTTATTACTCGTGCCACAACTACTTAAAATAATTACAACATTTATTATTAAACAAACTTTCATCCACTTATGTTTTAAAAATTTTCTCAAAACCAACACCTCTAAAATTAAATACAACATATTATACCAAAATTATTTTATGTTTTTATTAATCAAATTTGTCATGTGTATGTCAATTTGCACTAGGGTACAATTTTAGAATTTTAAAATTAGCATTTTCACAATCCAAAAATAATTTTAAAGTTTTGAAAAAAATTAAAGTATTCTCACCACTAATTTGTTAAAATATGATTATGTGATTTAGTGTAAGCGTTTTACACATAAGCAACTCCCTCTAATTAGCATCAAGGTTTTACAGCAATTCATGAAATTAACATACAAATATAGAGGAGATTAACTATTGAATACTGAAAACAACAAGGATCAAAACCAAACTGATAAAAGTTCTGAAAGACGTGGCATGTTAAAAGGATGTGGTGGATGTCTTATTTCTTTAATTTTATTAATTATCTTAATATCATCATGTTCAATGCTTATAGGTAACAATGACGATTCGTCATCTAATAAATCGTCAAAAACAGAAACGAGTAGTAAAGACAAAAATAAAAAAGAAGATAAGTCAAAATCTGATAAAAATACTGACAAAGATAAACAAGAAACAGATGCAACAGTTACAAATGAAAATTCAGAGTCGAGACAACATGACAATACACAATCTACACCTCAAGTTAAATCATCAAATGAAGAAACTAATACAAATAATATTGATGACAACCCACAAAAGAACCTTAAAGATAATGATAAGTCAAAACAAAATCAACAACCTTCACAGCCAAAGACTTCACCTGAACCAGAATCGAATACACAGCAGTCATTTTCAAATTGTACGGAACTAAGAAAAGTTTATCCTAATGGTGTAAATGCAGGTCATCCAGCCTATCGACCTCATCTTGATAGAGATAAGGATAATCGTGCATGTGAACCAGGTAAAGGTTAAGCAACAAGCGATAAAAATTTATTCAAATTGTATTTAGCTTGATACACAAATCACATAGTTTATAATGAGGGAGATTTTTTAGGCATGAGCAATCAATTTAAAAGCGAAGAAGAGCGAAGACAATGGGAACAATTCCAAGCTTTCCAAAATCAACAAAACCAACAGCACCAGCAATACGGGCAAAAGAAATCTAAAAAAGGATGGTTCTGGGGTTGTGGTGGTTGTCTAGTATTATTTATTTTAATAATTATTGGTATTTCTGCATGCACAGCCGGTATCACTGGTAACCTGGGTGGAAATAATTCTAAGGAAACGAACAAAACCCATAAAATTGGAGAGACTGTAAAAAATGGTGATCTTGAAGTCACAGTTAATTCCGTTGAAACTATGAAATCAGTTGGTCCATCTATCGCACCAACAAATGCTAAAGGTACATTTGTCGTTGCTGATGTTACAATTAAAAATAAAGGTAAAGAAGCATTAACAATTGATAGTTCAATGTTTAAACTGAAATCTGGTGATAAAACATTTGAAGCAGATAATACAGGCTCAATGTCTGCTAATCAAAATGACAACGGTAGTATAGAAAATTCATTTTTCTTACAACGTATAAATCCAGATAGCACTGCTCAAGGTAAAATTGTTTTCGATGTGTCAGAAAGCATAGCCAATGCAAAAGATAAAAAATTAGAAGTTATTTCTAGTTTATTTAGCGTTAAGAAGATTACATTTGATTTATCCGATGCTAAAAAAACATCAAAAAGTAAAAAAGAAAACAACGATGCGGACGTTGCTACAGCAAGTTCAAATAGCGATAATGTAAGTTATGAAGCTTCGGCTACTACACCTGCTACATCTTCTAGTGCGAATAACGATTCTGAAGAAAATGAACAGTCTAGTAAAGATGAGGATAAACAGGATGAATCTCAGAGTGATAAATCTAGTGTAGAAAAAAGTGAATCTAAAGCGGAAACTGCTACTGCAGAATCAGCACCTCAAAGCAAACCTGCTACAAGTGAAGCACCACCTAGTCAAAATAATCACAACGAAAATAACATGTATGATGCTTCAACAGAATAAATTTTCAGGGTAGCTCAGCTACCCTTCTTTTACGGTAAAAATAAATATACATAGCAATATAAGGAGATTAAAAAATGAAATTCAAAGCTATCGTTGCAATCACATTATCATTTTCACTATTAACCGCCTGCGGTGCTAATCAACATAAAGAAAATAATAGTAAATCAAATGACACTACTAAAAAGACGCAACAAACTGACAACACTACTCAGTCAAATACAGACAAGCAAATTTCACCACAAGAAGCCGAAGATATCGTTCGAAACAATTATAAAGCTAGAGGCGTTAATGAATATCAAACATTAAATTATAAAACAAATCTTGAACGAAGCAATGAACATGAATATTATGTTGAACATCTTGTCCGAGATGCCGTTGGTACACCTTTAAAACGTTGCGCTATCGTAAACCGACATAACGGCACAATTATTAATATTTTTGATGATATGTCAGAAAAAGATAAAGAAGAATTTGAAGCATTTAAAAAGAGAAGCCCTAAATACAATCCAGGTATGAACAATCATGATGAAACAGATGGTGAGTCAGAAGACATTCAACATCATGACATTGATAATAACAAAGCAATTCAAAATGACATACCAGATCAAAAAGTCGACGATAAAAATGATAAAAATGCTGTTAATAAAGAAGAAAAACATGATGATGGGGCAAATAATTCTGAAGAAACTAAAGTTAAATAATGGCATACTTTGATTAATCGTAATTTTTAGGAGAAACGCTATGATAACATTTGAGAATATACAACAACTTGAGAAATACACCTTAATGACTATGCATGGTCTTTTTAATCAACTTAAACTCGGCATTATTTCAATCGAAAACGCAGAGCATACGCTTTTTACACCTTATATGTTGGAAACGCTCTCTTCCCTAGGCGTGAAAGACAGCATTGTCGATTTAATTCATAAAGGGACTGAATTAGAAGATTTTGCGGCATTTAATTTATCAATTGAAGATACAGTTACAGTCTGTTTACAAAGAACTGAAGAACTATTAAATCATTACAAAAATGTGGAATTCAATGACAAAATATTAATCAATTGGCGTATTATACAAGAGTAATAGACATATAAAAGTCGAATGTAACTACGTGAGTATTGATTTTATTCTTTGTAAATTAGAAGCATTTCATATCATAAAGTTTGAAAAGAGGAATATTGAAGTGGAGAAAAATGAATATATAGCTAAATATAATGAATATAGTCAATTATTAGACGCTACATACTCGCAAGCTGTAGCATACCTTTTAAATAAATATGGGGTTGTAACCGATGATTATTATAAGGAAAAATCATACACGCGATTTTTAAATGGAGAAATCAAAAGTATTTCAAAAGGAAAATACTCTAAAGCTAGTGAAGGATTATATTGTCATCACATAAACGAGGATAAATTCCAAAACTTATCTGACCTAAGATTCATTTCCAAATTTAAGTACTCATACGACGTTCAAAAGAAAGAAAACTTAGTGTACTGTGATCTAATCGAGCATTTAATTTTACATGCAATTATTACAAAAGAATCTGATGGTCAATTTGGCGCGGCTGGATTATGTCAAATGATCAAACCAACAGTCATTGAATGGTACATTGACGAATATGATCCAAAACCAGCATGGATGCAAGCCACTAAAGCACGTGCCTATTTGCCTAGAATATTAGTAGAGAAATTACTCATTAAAATTGACGATATGTTAGAAGGAATAGAAATATATGATTTCCTTGAGTCGCGATAAATGATTAATGTAGATTTATTTTTTGCTGTTAGGATTTTGTTATAGATGTTTAAACCCATAATTAAATATATTTTATAAAAATAGACCACGCATACCAATCTATAAACGGACAATGTTTATAAATGAGTTTGCATAGTCTTGAACTGTATTCCCTTAATTAGAACTAACATTTAATTTTGAATCATTATATGTATCAATCACCTATTATTTTTTTAATAGATAATGTATTTTAAGCCTTTGTTAAATCATTTAATATAATTCCTTTTTGTTGTATCTATTTTGAATTTTTGTAACTATAGATTTAAGTACTTTTCCTTTTCAACCTTTTATTCATTTTCAAGTAATAGCAGTCTAGAATTAAACGGAGGTTTTTTAATTGGCTACAGGTAGAATTAAAAATATTTATGACGGCACGTTCTACGTTTGAATCATCTTTAGTGATTTTATTATCTTTTCTTTTTATAGAATCATAATAGGTAATTCTTAGTATTTTTAGGACTTTACACATTGCTGGTACTGAATATTGATGTGCATTCTTTTGAATGACTTCTATTTTTGCCCCATAATCAGCGCTGCTTGCTTTAAAATATCGTTCTCCATTTTTAAATGTTGAACTTCTTTGCGTAATTTAATCAGCTCTTTTTCTTCATCTGTTAAGTTATCTTGATGATTGAATGAACCTGATTTTTGATGTTGCTTTATCCATTTTCCTAACGTCATAGGTTTTAAATCATACTACCGTATAATTTCATTCCTAGGCTTACCATTTTCATATAATCTAACCATTTGCAACTTAAACTCTGAACTAAATGTTCTTCTTTCTTAAATTAACAAAATCTACTCTCATAGAATTTGTCCAATTAGATGATATAATAGTAGAGTCGCCTAACTCTCAGGCGTCAATTTAGACGCAGAGAGGAGGTGTATAAGGTGATGCTTATTTTCGTTCACATCATAGCACCAGTCATCAGTGGCTGTGCCATTGCGTTTTTTTCTTATTGGCTAAGTAGACGCAATACAAAATAGGTGACATATAGCCGCACCAATAAAAATCCCCTCACTACCGCAAATAGTGAGGGGATTGGTGTATAAGTAAATACTTATTTTCGTTATCTCAATTATACTGCTAATTTTTCTTTTTGTAAAATATGCAAGGTTTTAAAGAGAAACATCAAGAACTAAAAAGGCTCTATGCCAAATTGGACTGATGAGTTCAATATCGGAAGTTAGGCAACTAAACATTGCGACATATAGCAACTTGGGAAATCTAAGAAATAGAATATTTACATTTAGAGAATGAAGATAAAGAAGATATACTTTATTTTGAAAATGAGGATGGTAAAGTAATAGCAGTTACAAATATTTTATGGACTTGCTCTGGCTTCAATGATATTTGATCAACTCAATAATGAGTCGCCTAGCTTTATTAAAAAACCCCTTTAAATGGTTGTTTAATTTTAAATGTAGGCGATTTTATTAATGCTTGAAGAAAGAGAATCTATCCTCTTAAAATAGAATTCGTCAAATTAAAATACAAGATATTTGAGAAACTATAGAGTACCAGTCTAAGTAAAATAATTCCCCAAAAAGCTGATTTATTTTAATAGACTGGTCATCTGTAAAGAAAGTTGTCCCTACTTACTGTTCAAAGGTTTTTTTCACAAAAATATAGTTGGTTATTATTAGTCTTAATTTTTGTTATATCAATAATTAAATTTGCGATAGTTCAAAGTTATCCAGTGCTAAAGTTCTTACTATTTTTTATACCGCCTGTTGGAAATTTCCTAAATCTATTTCATAAGACTACATCTGATATATGATCAAAAGAGTTTATCATATTAAATTTAGAGATTGTTCTGTTTATCTGTATAGCTATAGTTTTAATCAATTATATATGCAAAAAAGCGAGTATTATTAATTCTGGCATTAGTAATACTCACTTTTTGTATGTTATGTAATGATTTTTTTAAATACTTTTGTACTTTAATGATTGTGAGGATAATAATAATTTTTATTACACCATACAACCTAACCTAATCTAATCCAACGATCCTGAAAAGAAGAACAACGGTGGTTCCGCTTCATATTCACTTTTATCTAAGTGTTCTTTTTTAATTATTTGATCGACGGTTTTCCAATTTTTTACTTCTTTCTCCTTTATTAGTTTTCCAAGTTTTTCTTCGTCATATCCTATATCTCTTTGAAATTGCTTTCTATCACCTACATTAATAAAAGCTTGAAATTCATAATCTTTATTGTTATTTATATAACCACCTATAAAATAACTGTCCATTGGCGACTTTTTAAATCTCGTTACTTTAAGTGACTTATAATGATTCAGGTTATACTTAAAAAATAAATCTATTCTCTTTTCTTGCGTCTCAATATAATGTTCTTTTTTATGTTTATGAGTCACACATACCACGACTACCAGTCCTATTAAAATTACTGTAAGCAATATTAAAATATATTTCTTTTTCATCACTCTAGTCTCCCTGAAAAGAAGAATAATGGTGGATCGGCTTCATATTCACTTTTGTCTAAGTGTTCTTTTTCAATTATTTCATCGACTGAGAGTTTATATTTAGGGTCTTTTTCTTTGAATAATTTGCCTAATTTATCTTCATGGTAACCAATATCTTTCTGATATTGATTATTGCTTCCCGAATCTATACTTGCTTGGAATTTATATTTTTTATCATCATTTATATAACCTACAATGAAATACCCACCCATCGGAGTTTTATGGAAATCTGTCACTTTCATATTTTTATAATTGTTAAGATTATGCTTAAAATACAAATCAATTCGTTTTTCTTGTGTCTCAATGTAATGAGCCTTTATTTGTTTATTATGCGCATAAGCAATAACAATTAGGCCTATTATTATTGCAACAACTACCACAAATACATATCTTTTTTTCATTTTAATCCCCTAGCGTCTTATTTCTTATAGATTTTAGATTTCAAAAACCAATTTACTTTGACATGCTATCTTTTTTCTTTGTTCCGTATACGCCTCTTATAATGCGTTGTTTCAAAATACTTTTAATAATTACTCGCTTGAAATAGTAATAAATACATAAAGTCGTGCTGACTTTGCATTTCGCATTATATATAAAATAGCAATCTTATTATAAATATAAATTAATATCTTCTTAGATTCACTTACCATTTTATTACTTAAATCAAAATTTGTCTCATTTCTAACAGTTTACATTACATTAATTTTAATTATTATAAATATTGTATAACTTAATTATTTAAAATGTTATAATCGATAAGATTGTTAATATTTAATTTTCCAATTTTAATTTCTTTACATTTTTAGATATTAAATAAATCTCATGGTGACTGATAGTTTCCATGCATCAACGAATTTTCCAATCCTTTGGAAAGTTGAATTATTAATTAATCATAATATTAATTGCACACACGCAACACAAAAAGGAGACATGTCAATGACATATAAAATGAAGAAATGGCAAAAATTATCCACCATTACGTTATTAATGGCCGGAGTGATTACTTTAAATAATGGTGAATTTAGAAATGTTGATAAACATCAAATTGCTGTGGCTAATACGAATGTTCAAACGCCAGATTATGAAAAATTGAAGAAGACGTGGCTAGACGTTAACTATGGTTATGATCAGTATGATGAGAATAATCAAGATATGAAGAAGAAGTTTGATACTAAAGAAAAAGAAGCTAAAAAGTTACTTGAAGATATGAAAACTGATACAAATAGAACATATTTGTGGTCAGGAGCTGAAAACCTTGAAACTAATTCTTCTCATATGACAAAAACCTATCGTAATATCGAGAAAATCGCAGAAGCAATGCGACATAAGAATACTTCATTAAAAACAGATGAAAACAAGTTGAAAATAAAAGAAGCCCTAGATTGGATGCATAAAAGTGTTTATGGCAAGAATCCTTCTCAAAAAGTCTCAAATTTAACCACCAATCGAAAAGAAAAAGATTCTAGTAAAAAGAATAACTCATTGAATTGGTGGGATTATGAAATTGGTACGCCAAGAGCATTAACAAATACACTACTTCTAATGGATGATATGCTCACTAAAGATGAAATGAAAAATTATTCAAAACCTATTAGTACATATGCACCATCCAGTGACAAAATTTTATCTTCTGTTGGTGAATCAGAAGATGCTAAAGGTGGAAATTTAGTAGACATTTCTAAAGTAAAACTTTTAGAAAGTGTTATTGAAGAAGATGTAGATATGATGAAAAAGTCTATAGATTCTTTTAATAAAGTGTTCACTTATGTTCAAGATTCTGCCACTGGTAAAGCTCGCAATGGATTCTATAAAGATGGCTCTTACATTGATCATCAAGATGTCCCTTACACTGGTGCTTATGGTGTTGTACTATTAGAGGGAATTTCTCAAATGATGCCGATGATAAAAGAATCTCCTTTTAAACATACACAAGATAATGCTACATTAAGCAATTGGATTGATGAAGGATTTATGCCATTAATTTATAAAGGTGAAATGATGGATTTATCACGAGGTAGAGCTATCAGTCGTGAAAATGAAACGAGTCATACAGCGTCAGCGACTGTAATGAAATCATTGTTGAGATTGAGTGATACCATGGATGAATCAACAAAAACTAGATATAAGCAAATCGTCAAAACTTCTGTTAATTCTGATTCAAGTTACAACCAAAATGATTATTTAAATTCATATTCAGACATAGATAAAATGAAAAAGTTAATAGATGATAAATCTATCTCTACTAACGATTTAACACAACAACTTAAAATATATAATGACATGGATCGTGTCACTTATCACAATAAAGAACTGGACTTTGCATTTGGTTTAAGTATGACATCGAAAAACGTTGCTCGTTATGAAAGTATCAACGGAGAGAATTTAAAAGGTTGGCACACTGGTGCTGGAATGTCTTATTTATATAACAGCGATGTCAAACACTATCGCGATAATTTCTGGGCGACAGCCGATATGACTCGTCTTCCAGGTACTACTACTTTAAATGATATGCCATCTACAAATACTAAGAATAATAATTCCTTTGTTGGCGGGACAAAATTAAATAATAAATACGCAAGCATCGGTATGGATTTTGAAAATCAAAACAAAACTTTAACTGCCAAAAAATCATATTTCATATTAAACGATAAAATTGTCTTCTTAGGAACTGGCATTAAAAGTACTGATTCATCAAAGAATTCAGTTACAACTGTAGGAAATCGCAAA
This is a stretch of genomic DNA from Staphylococcus roterodami. It encodes these proteins:
- a CDS encoding DUF4909 domain-containing protein — its product is MRKFLKHKWMKVCLIINVVIILSSCGTSNKIEGQHFDIQQHNKNIGSIYFSLDYAQVKGLEKGTAKYFINKVGSKRYLFIEYIPNDVLNCKPEFWETQKYKKEKNTYYVYLIENLDDEVFHLSALQNIDQKSINDVDDLASIAKSPHQNDRITLKIKKS
- a CDS encoding excalibur calcium-binding domain-containing protein; protein product: MNTENNKDQNQTDKSSERRGMLKGCGGCLISLILLIILISSCSMLIGNNDDSSSNKSSKTETSSKDKNKKEDKSKSDKNTDKDKQETDATVTNENSESRQHDNTQSTPQVKSSNEETNTNNIDDNPQKNLKDNDKSKQNQQPSQPKTSPEPESNTQQSFSNCTELRKVYPNGVNAGHPAYRPHLDRDKDNRACEPGKG
- a CDS encoding DUF4352 domain-containing protein, translating into MSNQFKSEEERRQWEQFQAFQNQQNQQHQQYGQKKSKKGWFWGCGGCLVLFILIIIGISACTAGITGNLGGNNSKETNKTHKIGETVKNGDLEVTVNSVETMKSVGPSIAPTNAKGTFVVADVTIKNKGKEALTIDSSMFKLKSGDKTFEADNTGSMSANQNDNGSIENSFFLQRINPDSTAQGKIVFDVSESIANAKDKKLEVISSLFSVKKITFDLSDAKKTSKSKKENNDADVATASSNSDNVSYEASATTPATSSSANNDSEENEQSSKDEDKQDESQSDKSSVEKSESKAETATAESAPQSKPATSEAPPSQNNHNENNMYDASTE
- a CDS encoding DUF3969 family protein, with product MITFENIQQLEKYTLMTMHGLFNQLKLGIISIENAEHTLFTPYMLETLSSLGVKDSIVDLIHKGTELEDFAAFNLSIEDTVTVCLQRTEELLNHYKNVEFNDKILINWRIIQE
- the pepA1 gene encoding type I toxin-antitoxin system Fst family toxin PepA1, with the translated sequence MMLIFVHIIAPVISGCAIAFFSYWLSRRNTK
- a CDS encoding DUF1433 domain-containing protein, encoding MKKKYILILLTVILIGLVVVVCVTHKHKKEHYIETQEKRIDLFFKYNLNHYKSLKVTRFKKSPMDSYFIGGYINNNKDYEFQAFINVGDRKQFQRDIGYDEEKLGKLIKEKEVKNWKTVDQIIKKEHLDKSEYEAEPPLFFFSGSLD
- a CDS encoding DUF1433 domain-containing protein produces the protein MKKRYVFVVVVAIIIGLIVIAYAHNKQIKAHYIETQEKRIDLYFKHNLNNYKNMKVTDFHKTPMGGYFIVGYINDDKKYKFQASIDSGSNNQYQKDIGYHEDKLGKLFKEKDPKYKLSVDEIIEKEHLDKSEYEADPPLFFFSGRLE
- a CDS encoding polysaccharide lyase 8 family protein; protein product: MTYKMKKWQKLSTITLLMAGVITLNNGEFRNVDKHQIAVANTNVQTPDYEKLKKTWLDVNYGYDQYDENNQDMKKKFDTKEKEAKKLLEDMKTDTNRTYLWSGAENLETNSSHMTKTYRNIEKIAEAMRHKNTSLKTDENKLKIKEALDWMHKSVYGKNPSQKVSNLTTNRKEKDSSKKNNSLNWWDYEIGTPRALTNTLLLMDDMLTKDEMKNYSKPISTYAPSSDKILSSVGESEDAKGGNLVDISKVKLLESVIEEDVDMMKKSIDSFNKVFTYVQDSATGKARNGFYKDGSYIDHQDVPYTGAYGVVLLEGISQMMPMIKESPFKHTQDNATLSNWIDEGFMPLIYKGEMMDLSRGRAISRENETSHTASATVMKSLLRLSDTMDESTKTRYKQIVKTSVNSDSSYNQNDYLNSYSDIDKMKKLIDDKSISTNDLTQQLKIYNDMDRVTYHNKELDFAFGLSMTSKNVARYESINGENLKGWHTGAGMSYLYNSDVKHYRDNFWATADMTRLPGTTTLNDMPSTNTKNNNSFVGGTKLNNKYASIGMDFENQNKTLTAKKSYFILNDKIVFLGTGIKSTDSSKNSVTTVGNRKANDYKLYKDDTQTTNSDNQETDSVFLESNDTKKNIGYHFLDKPKITVKKESHTGKWKDINNSQSTTQKNDDYYEVTQTHNTSENKYAYVLYPGLSKSDFKPKNNNVSIVKQDEDFHVIKDNDGVFAGVNYSDSTKTFDINGITVELKEKGMFVIKKKDDNTYECSFYNPETTNTASNIESKISIAGYTLINKSVTNSNEAGVNFELTK